Proteins found in one Streptococcus criceti HS-6 genomic segment:
- a CDS encoding energy-coupling factor ABC transporter ATP-binding protein yields the protein MTEIISVDKLNFKYQEDQAYVLKDVTFHVKQGEWLSIVGHNGSGKSTVVRLIDGLLEAESGQIKIAGQVLTENNVWDLRRQIGMVFQNPDNQFVGATVADDVAFGLENQGLPYEEMKVRVREALDLVGMSDFAEREPARLSGGQKQRVAIAGIVAMRPAILILDEATSMLDPEGRLELMATIQTVRNQYAMTVISITHDLDEVAMSDRVLVMKDGQVESSSIPEQLLGRGDDLWDLGLDIPFTSQLIRALKDNQIALSKPYLDETELGDELWALVSNK from the coding sequence ATGACAGAAATCATCTCAGTTGATAAGTTAAATTTTAAATATCAAGAGGACCAAGCTTATGTCCTCAAAGATGTAACGTTTCACGTGAAACAAGGCGAATGGCTGTCTATCGTTGGTCACAACGGTTCAGGAAAATCAACGGTTGTTCGTCTGATTGATGGACTGTTAGAAGCAGAGTCCGGCCAAATCAAGATTGCTGGTCAGGTTTTGACCGAAAATAATGTCTGGGACCTGCGTCGCCAGATTGGCATGGTTTTCCAAAATCCAGACAATCAATTTGTCGGTGCGACTGTAGCTGATGATGTAGCTTTTGGTCTGGAAAATCAAGGTCTGCCCTACGAAGAGATGAAAGTTCGTGTTCGGGAGGCTCTGGATTTGGTCGGCATGTCTGACTTTGCTGAGCGAGAACCAGCTCGTCTTTCAGGTGGTCAGAAACAAAGAGTTGCCATCGCCGGTATCGTTGCTATGCGACCAGCCATTCTGATTCTGGATGAAGCTACCAGCATGCTGGACCCCGAAGGACGTTTGGAACTGATGGCGACGATTCAGACAGTTCGAAACCAGTATGCTATGACGGTTATTTCCATTACCCACGATTTGGATGAGGTTGCCATGAGCGATCGAGTTTTGGTAATGAAGGATGGTCAAGTAGAATCCAGTTCAATACCAGAACAATTACTAGGTCGAGGGGATGATCTGTGGGACCTAGGTTTGGATATTCCCTTCACCTCGCAGCTTATTAGGGCCTTGAAAGATAATCAGATTGCTCTCAGCAAGCCCTATTTGGATGAAACTGAACTAGGAGATGAACTATGGGCATTAGTCTCAAACAAGTAA
- the recF gene encoding DNA replication/repair protein RecF (All proteins in this family for which functions are known are DNA-binding proteins that assist the filamentation of RecA onto DNA for the initiation of recombination or recombinational repair.) — protein MWLEAISLKNFRNYSEMAAEFSSGLNIFLGQNAQGKTNFLEAIYFLALTRSHRTRSDKELINFHAKELSVSGILRRTSGKLPLEINLSDKGRTTKVNYLKQAKLSDYIGNMTVVLFAPEDLQLVKGAPSLRRKFLDIDLGQIKPVYLSDLSNYNHVLKQRNAYLKAAKVVDKDYLAVIDEQLADFGSRVMEHRYQFVQNLALEADKHHHIISNQLEHLKISYQSSVKFQEPADIKQNFLGQLAKSFDRDSFKKNTGVGPHRDDLAFFINDMNASFGSQGQQRSLILSLKLAEIELIKATTGDTPILLLDDVMSELDYHRQLRLLDGIKENVQTFITTTSLDHLQGLPDNLKIFTVDKGIIKGSGREPKN, from the coding sequence ATGTGGTTAGAAGCTATTTCTCTCAAAAATTTCCGCAATTATTCTGAAATGGCAGCTGAATTTTCCAGCGGTCTCAATATTTTTCTCGGCCAAAATGCTCAAGGCAAGACCAACTTTCTCGAAGCTATTTATTTTCTAGCCCTAACCCGTAGTCATAGGACTCGCTCAGATAAGGAACTGATAAATTTTCATGCCAAGGAACTCTCTGTCTCAGGGATTTTAAGACGAACAAGTGGTAAGCTCCCCCTAGAGATCAACTTGTCTGACAAAGGGCGAACTACTAAAGTTAACTATCTCAAACAAGCGAAATTATCCGATTACATTGGCAACATGACTGTGGTTCTCTTTGCCCCAGAAGATTTACAGCTGGTCAAGGGGGCCCCTAGTTTGCGGCGGAAATTTTTAGATATTGATTTAGGGCAGATAAAGCCTGTTTACCTATCAGATTTATCTAATTATAATCATGTTTTAAAACAGCGTAATGCCTACCTCAAGGCAGCAAAGGTCGTTGATAAGGATTATTTAGCCGTCATTGATGAGCAACTGGCTGATTTTGGAAGTCGGGTAATGGAGCATCGTTATCAGTTTGTCCAAAATTTGGCTTTAGAAGCAGATAAACACCACCATATTATTTCCAATCAGTTGGAACACCTAAAAATCTCCTATCAATCATCAGTTAAGTTTCAAGAACCAGCTGATATAAAGCAAAATTTTTTAGGACAGTTAGCTAAATCTTTCGACCGCGATAGTTTTAAAAAAAATACGGGTGTGGGTCCACACCGAGATGATCTAGCTTTTTTTATCAATGATATGAATGCCTCCTTCGGTAGTCAAGGCCAGCAGCGTAGCCTAATTCTATCTCTAAAACTAGCAGAAATCGAGTTGATCAAGGCAACAACAGGAGATACTCCGATCCTCTTACTTGATGATGTCATGAGTGAGCTTGACTACCATCGTCAACTTCGTTTACTAGACGGTATAAAGGAGAATGTTCAAACCTTTATCACCACAACCAGTTTAGACCATTTGCAGGGGTTACCAGATAACTTAAAAATCTTTACAGTTGACAAGGGTATTATAAAAGGGAGTGGGAGAGAACCCAAAAATTGA
- the yfmH gene encoding EF-P 5-aminopentanol modification-associated protein YfmH has translation MLEKIDYPTLKETLYVIKLENGMSVYLLPKSDFQEMAALLQVNFGAIDEQLSKKDSRSKESPAGLAHFLEHKLFEMDHGQDAGLKFSELGADSNAFTSFETTVFYFTSLGENQEALQLLQSFVRTINVDKKSLEREKEIIAQEIDMYLDSPDYQVYSGILANLYPNTKFSQDIAGSRESLNEITLEWLKDSHKSYYQSSNMSLFLVGNFKLESALDIIKKSQENFTTKLTKVDKIPLNLTEPIKRSSLNLDVTKPRLALGFRLPAENGPLLKRKLSLRLFFSLLFGWTSQTYQDWYDQGLLDDSFDIDVEVSSRFQFAILSMDTMEPIKLANNIKSVLRVFSTSTDFNKEHLDLLKREAYGEFMRSLDNIEELANQLAAYQTKEESYLDLPEMLSSIQLPDLEQLGKDLLEKMVTSEFTIFPT, from the coding sequence ATGCTAGAAAAAATTGACTATCCTACTCTCAAAGAAACATTGTATGTCATTAAACTTGAAAATGGAATGAGCGTTTACCTTCTTCCAAAATCAGACTTTCAGGAGATGGCTGCCCTGCTTCAGGTAAATTTTGGTGCCATTGACGAGCAGTTGTCAAAAAAAGACAGTAGGTCTAAGGAGAGCCCTGCCGGGCTTGCTCATTTTTTAGAGCATAAACTTTTTGAAATGGATCATGGCCAAGATGCTGGTCTAAAATTTTCTGAACTTGGTGCCGATAGTAATGCTTTTACCAGTTTTGAAACGACAGTCTTTTACTTTACCAGTCTGGGTGAAAATCAGGAAGCTTTACAGCTTTTACAAAGTTTTGTCAGAACAATCAATGTTGATAAAAAATCGCTTGAGCGGGAGAAAGAAATTATCGCCCAAGAAATTGACATGTATCTTGACAGCCCTGACTACCAAGTTTACAGTGGTATTTTAGCAAATTTGTATCCTAATACTAAGTTTTCTCAAGATATTGCTGGCAGTCGAGAAAGTTTAAATGAAATCACCTTAGAATGGCTTAAGGACAGTCATAAAAGCTACTATCAATCATCTAATATGTCCCTTTTTTTAGTTGGGAATTTTAAGCTTGAGTCAGCTCTTGACATCATCAAGAAGTCTCAAGAAAACTTTACTACTAAGTTGACAAAGGTTGACAAAATTCCATTAAACTTGACAGAACCTATCAAGCGGAGTTCCCTTAATTTAGATGTTACAAAACCTAGATTAGCGCTTGGTTTTCGTTTACCAGCAGAAAACGGTCCCTTGCTTAAACGAAAGTTGTCTTTGCGACTGTTCTTTTCTCTCCTTTTCGGGTGGACCAGTCAAACGTATCAAGATTGGTACGACCAAGGGCTGCTAGATGATTCATTTGATATCGATGTTGAAGTCTCTTCGCGTTTTCAATTTGCCATTCTGAGCATGGACACCATGGAACCCATTAAACTGGCTAATAATATCAAATCAGTTTTAAGAGTTTTCTCTACCTCCACTGACTTTAATAAAGAACATTTGGATTTGCTCAAACGAGAGGCATACGGGGAATTTATGAGAAGCTTAGATAACATTGAAGAACTTGCCAATCAGCTAGCAGCTTATCAAACAAAAGAAGAATCCTATTTGGATCTACCTGAAATGTTATCTTCAATCCAGCTGCCAGATCTTGAGCAGCTTGGTAAAGACCTACTTGAGAAAATGGTAACTTCCGAGTTTACAATCTTTCCAACCTAA
- the pgsA gene encoding CDP-diacylglycerol--glycerol-3-phosphate 3-phosphatidyltransferase, whose translation MTKKENIPNLLTLIRIFMIPVFLILTSISNDIKWHIIAAIVFAVASFTDYLDGYLARKWKVVTNFGKFADPLADKMLVMSAFIMLVGVKMAPAWVAAIIICRELAVTGLRLLLVENGGTVLAAAMPGKIKTVTQMFSIIFLLCHLYWPGTILLYIALFFTIYSGYDYFKGAGYLFKDTFK comes from the coding sequence ATGACAAAAAAAGAAAACATTCCCAATCTCTTAACCCTTATCCGTATCTTCATGATTCCCGTCTTCTTGATTTTGACCTCTATTTCAAATGACATCAAGTGGCATATTATTGCAGCAATCGTTTTTGCAGTTGCCAGCTTTACAGACTATTTAGATGGTTATTTAGCCCGCAAATGGAAGGTTGTCACCAATTTTGGTAAATTCGCCGATCCCCTAGCTGATAAAATGTTAGTCATGTCAGCCTTTATCATGTTGGTTGGAGTAAAGATGGCCCCTGCTTGGGTTGCAGCTATTATCATCTGCCGAGAGTTAGCCGTCACAGGTTTGCGCCTGCTCTTGGTTGAAAATGGCGGTACTGTTTTAGCCGCAGCTATGCCAGGTAAAATCAAGACCGTTACTCAAATGTTTTCCATCATCTTTCTTCTCTGCCACCTCTACTGGCCAGGGACCATCCTGCTCTACATCGCTCTCTTCTTTACCATCTATTCAGGCTATGATTATTTCAAGGGGGCAGGTTACCTCTTTAAAGACACTTTTAAATAA
- a CDS encoding energy-coupling factor ABC transporter ATP-binding protein, whose protein sequence is MGISLKQVSFTYQAGTPFEGRALFDISLEILDGSYTAFIGHTGSGKSTIMQLLNGLNLPTQGTVTVDDLVINPDSKNKEIKSVRQKVGMVFQFPESQLFEETVLRDVAFGPQNFGVPRDKAEKIAREKLALVGLTPNLFEKNPFDLSGGQMRRVAIAGILAMEPKILVLDEPTAGLDPKGRRELMELFAQLHQQGQTIVLVTHLMDDVANYADQVYVLEKGHLVASGQPRDVFQKVEFLESKQLGVPKITKFAQNLREHGLTMDRLPITIDEFVEDLHG, encoded by the coding sequence ATGGGCATTAGTCTCAAACAAGTAAGTTTTACCTATCAAGCGGGAACGCCATTTGAAGGGCGTGCCCTTTTTGATATTAGTTTAGAAATTCTGGATGGCTCTTACACGGCCTTTATCGGCCATACTGGAAGTGGCAAGTCAACCATCATGCAGCTGCTAAATGGTCTCAACCTACCCACCCAAGGAACTGTGACAGTTGATGATTTAGTGATTAATCCAGATTCTAAAAATAAAGAAATCAAGTCAGTTCGCCAAAAGGTCGGTATGGTTTTTCAATTCCCAGAAAGTCAACTTTTTGAAGAAACCGTCCTTAGAGATGTAGCTTTCGGTCCGCAAAACTTCGGTGTTCCTAGGGACAAGGCAGAAAAAATTGCTCGAGAAAAACTAGCCTTAGTCGGATTAACACCAAACCTTTTTGAAAAAAATCCCTTTGATTTATCTGGTGGACAAATGCGACGGGTCGCCATCGCTGGCATTTTGGCTATGGAGCCAAAAATCTTAGTCTTAGATGAACCAACAGCTGGACTTGACCCCAAAGGACGGCGAGAACTGATGGAGCTTTTCGCCCAACTCCACCAGCAGGGTCAAACGATTGTCTTGGTCACCCATCTTATGGATGATGTGGCCAACTATGCTGATCAGGTTTATGTTTTAGAAAAAGGGCATCTGGTAGCTTCCGGTCAACCAAGAGATGTCTTCCAAAAGGTTGAGTTTTTGGAAAGCAAACAACTAGGTGTGCCAAAAATTACCAAGTTTGCTCAAAACTTACGGGAACATGGTCTAACGATGGACCGCCTGCCTATTACTATTGATGAATTTGTGGAGGATCTGCATGGATAA
- a CDS encoding LysM peptidoglycan-binding domain-containing protein — protein MTKKSVLKDIRYSKKLALAGLSAAAAFGATTVAHVVHAETYTVQAGDTLSEIAENHNTTVDNLAQTNNISNPDFIFAGQTIEIGGAVSNLGAAQAVQDDVNTVDQAVASAEEVQAQPQEDFDASATSEAVVTDYSQDTAATSEAPVQEAPASVATSEAPQAEEEAPVQEDTATQDLATSSEAPAQDQASTGQAPADTTSEAPASEETDQTASSEEAQAPQEANAVVSEETASSEAPQEDAAPASEVPEAAPAPASTGYSSNLSAADAAAKEEIAQRESGGSYTAENGSYYGRYQLTRDYLNNDLSEENQEKTADDYVNGRYGSWSAALDYWNANGWY, from the coding sequence ATGACTAAAAAATCAGTTTTAAAAGATATACGCTATTCTAAAAAGTTGGCTTTAGCAGGCTTATCAGCAGCGGCAGCTTTCGGTGCAACAACAGTTGCTCATGTTGTCCATGCTGAAACTTACACTGTCCAAGCAGGAGATACTCTCTCAGAAATTGCTGAAAATCACAACACAACTGTCGATAACTTAGCACAGACCAACAATATTTCTAATCCAGACTTTATTTTTGCTGGTCAAACTATTGAAATTGGGGGAGCGGTATCAAATCTTGGTGCTGCTCAAGCTGTTCAAGATGATGTTAATACGGTTGACCAAGCAGTAGCAAGTGCAGAAGAAGTTCAAGCTCAACCTCAAGAAGACTTTGATGCTTCTGCGACTAGTGAGGCAGTAGTAACTGACTATAGTCAAGATACCGCAGCGACTAGCGAAGCTCCTGTTCAAGAAGCTCCTGCTTCTGTAGCAACGAGTGAAGCACCTCAAGCAGAGGAAGAAGCTCCTGTTCAAGAGGATACAGCAACGCAAGATCTTGCTACAAGCAGCGAAGCTCCTGCGCAGGATCAAGCTTCTACTGGCCAAGCACCAGCTGATACAACAAGTGAAGCCCCTGCTTCTGAAGAAACTGATCAAACAGCAAGTTCTGAAGAAGCTCAGGCACCACAAGAAGCTAATGCCGTTGTTTCAGAAGAAACAGCAAGCAGTGAGGCTCCTCAAGAAGATGCTGCTCCTGCAAGCGAAGTTCCTGAAGCAGCACCAGCTCCTGCCTCGACAGGTTATTCTTCAAACCTCAGCGCAGCAGATGCCGCAGCTAAGGAAGAGATTGCTCAGCGTGAATCTGGTGGTAGCTATACGGCAGAGAATGGTTCTTACTACGGCCGTTACCAATTGACCAGAGATTATTTGAACAATGACCTTTCTGAAGAAAACCAAGAAAAAACAGCCGATGATTACGTAAACGGTCGCTATGGTTCATGGTCTGCCGCTCTTGATTACTGGAATGCTAACGGTTGGTACTAA
- a CDS encoding helix-turn-helix domain-containing protein, producing the protein MKKTSVGEYLHDTRLAKDLKLEQVSMDLNIPMQYITVMELNQFQFLAEEKLKPYLQAYGDYLGLDSDFLLEGYQNPDFQIEIEGESEELNQVTDEDEESPNPKTVEPFTKWSRSDRFEYLENPKRRLPLVLMSLLTVLIIGLIGFAIYAQVSDEIRQEAQPSSSLARETSQLVNQETVPSSSDSDNKLTTKVRGSNMSVKLTDKTNQVTIEITQDSDQENSISVTNSDMSKKGLILNSTTKNATATLIPGVDKSVITLASIDNVSVKINGENLDLSGLTKDSTSYITLTVK; encoded by the coding sequence ATGAAAAAAACGAGCGTTGGTGAGTATCTCCATGATACTCGTCTCGCCAAAGATTTAAAGCTTGAGCAGGTGTCGATGGATTTGAACATTCCCATGCAGTATATCACTGTGATGGAGCTCAATCAGTTTCAATTTCTCGCTGAGGAGAAGCTGAAGCCTTATCTCCAAGCTTATGGAGATTATCTTGGTCTAGATAGCGATTTTTTGTTGGAAGGTTACCAAAATCCAGATTTTCAAATTGAAATTGAGGGTGAGAGTGAAGAACTAAATCAAGTCACAGATGAGGATGAGGAAAGTCCAAATCCTAAAACAGTTGAACCTTTTACCAAGTGGTCTCGTTCGGACCGTTTTGAATATCTAGAAAATCCAAAGCGTCGTCTCCCCTTGGTTCTGATGTCCCTCTTAACTGTCTTGATTATCGGATTAATAGGATTTGCCATCTATGCTCAAGTTAGTGATGAGATTAGACAAGAAGCCCAGCCTAGCTCTTCTCTTGCTCGAGAAACCAGTCAGCTAGTTAATCAGGAAACAGTCCCGTCTTCTAGTGATAGTGACAATAAACTAACGACTAAGGTCAGAGGTTCCAATATGTCCGTAAAATTAACTGATAAAACTAATCAGGTTACAATTGAAATCACTCAGGATTCAGATCAGGAAAATTCTATCTCAGTAACTAATTCTGATATGAGTAAGAAAGGCCTTATCCTGAACAGCACAACTAAGAATGCAACAGCAACTCTAATACCAGGCGTTGACAAATCTGTTATTACCCTAGCTAGTATCGATAATGTCAGTGTAAAAATCAATGGTGAAAATCTAGATCTTTCAGGTTTAACCAAAGATAGCACGAGTTATATCACCCTAACCGTCAAGTAA
- the yfmF gene encoding EF-P 5-aminopentanol modification-associated protein YfmF, whose translation MKIVEGVNLHLIETEKFKTNRITLRFTGDYLEKTVAKRVLAAQMLATANADYPTSQKLRKALAKLYGTSLSTRVSTKGKAHIIDIDFEFINPSYLGEETFQHEVFDMLYTILYRPLITLEQFQSKVFDVEKANLVSYLEADKEDSFYISELGLYNLFYQDENLKVSKYARVDLVEQENSFTAYQEFQRMLKEDQIDIFVLGNFEASAILEAINRFPFQARKLYKFVNYNQERLNITKEKIDRRFDHQSILQLGYLLPVTYGQADYPVAQVLNGILGGFAHSRLFTEVREKEGLAYSISSQIHPYTGLLQVYAGIDKAQRERVFRLINQEWRNLKTGRFSGQLLKETKQLLLNNFYLAEDWPKVLIERAYNKKYLVKNDEAFSNWPDKINAVSKDDIMHLARKIHLQALYYLEGKK comes from the coding sequence ATGAAAATTGTTGAGGGTGTCAATCTACACCTGATAGAGACTGAAAAATTTAAAACCAATCGCATTACGCTTCGCTTCACAGGTGACTATCTAGAAAAGACAGTAGCTAAGCGAGTTTTAGCTGCTCAAATGTTGGCCACCGCTAATGCCGATTATCCAACTTCACAAAAATTACGTAAAGCTTTGGCCAAGCTTTATGGAACTAGTTTGTCAACTAGAGTGTCAACCAAGGGAAAGGCTCATATTATTGATATAGATTTTGAATTCATTAACCCATCCTATCTTGGTGAAGAGACCTTTCAACATGAAGTTTTTGACATGCTTTACACGATTCTTTACAGGCCTTTAATTACCTTGGAGCAATTTCAATCCAAGGTCTTCGATGTAGAAAAGGCCAATCTAGTGTCCTACCTTGAAGCCGATAAGGAAGACTCTTTCTATATTAGTGAGTTAGGGCTTTACAATTTATTTTATCAAGATGAGAATCTAAAAGTATCCAAATATGCTAGGGTAGATCTGGTGGAGCAAGAAAATTCCTTTACTGCTTATCAAGAATTTCAAAGAATGCTCAAGGAGGATCAGATAGATATTTTTGTTCTGGGAAATTTTGAGGCTTCGGCTATCTTAGAAGCAATTAATCGTTTTCCTTTCCAAGCAAGGAAGCTTTACAAGTTTGTCAACTATAATCAAGAGCGTCTTAATATCACAAAAGAAAAAATTGACCGACGCTTTGATCATCAATCAATTTTACAGCTAGGCTATCTTCTACCCGTGACTTATGGTCAAGCTGATTATCCAGTTGCCCAAGTCCTAAACGGTATACTGGGAGGTTTTGCCCACTCTCGCCTCTTCACAGAAGTTAGGGAAAAAGAGGGATTAGCTTATTCAATTTCCAGTCAAATTCATCCCTATACAGGTTTACTCCAAGTTTACGCTGGTATTGATAAGGCCCAACGAGAAAGAGTTTTCAGGCTGATTAATCAAGAGTGGCGCAATTTGAAAACGGGCCGTTTTTCTGGTCAACTTTTGAAAGAAACCAAGCAGCTTCTACTTAACAATTTTTATCTGGCAGAAGATTGGCCAAAGGTTTTAATTGAGAGAGCCTATAATAAAAAATATCTTGTCAAAAATGATGAGGCTTTTTCTAACTGGCCTGATAAAATTAATGCGGTCAGTAAAGATGATATTATGCACTTAGCCAGAAAGATTCATTTACAGGCCCTCTACTACCTAGAAGGAAAAAAGTAA
- a CDS encoding energy-coupling factor transporter transmembrane component T family protein, producing MDKLILGRYVPGSSLIHRLDPRSKLIAMFLFIVIVFWANNLVTNLLLAGFTLFLILLSQVKLSFFLNGLKSMFAIILFTTAFQIFFNHKGSLLWQFWFLTITDYGLGQAALIFMRFVLIICFSTLLTLTTTPLSLADAVESLLKPLKPLKVPVHEIGLMLSLSLRFVPTLMDDTTRIMKAQRARGVDFGQGNLIQKVKSIVPLLIPLFASSFKRADALAIAMEARGYRGGDGRTKYRRLNWALSDSFALISLLILGLALFFLKSP from the coding sequence ATGGATAAATTAATCTTAGGGCGCTATGTACCAGGGTCTTCTCTCATTCATCGCCTAGACCCCCGCAGTAAACTAATAGCCATGTTTCTCTTTATTGTAATCGTTTTTTGGGCCAATAACCTTGTTACCAACCTTCTGCTGGCTGGTTTCACTCTCTTTTTAATTTTACTGTCTCAAGTGAAACTATCCTTCTTTCTCAACGGTCTCAAGTCCATGTTCGCGATTATCCTCTTTACGACAGCCTTTCAGATATTTTTTAACCACAAAGGCAGTTTGCTCTGGCAATTTTGGTTTTTAACAATAACGGACTATGGTCTTGGTCAGGCAGCTTTGATTTTTATGCGTTTTGTCCTAATTATCTGTTTTTCAACTCTGTTGACTCTGACGACGACGCCCTTGAGTCTAGCTGATGCTGTTGAATCCTTGCTCAAGCCCCTTAAACCGCTCAAGGTTCCGGTTCACGAAATCGGTCTGATGCTGTCTCTGAGTCTGCGTTTTGTCCCAACTTTAATGGATGATACGACTCGAATTATGAAGGCTCAGCGAGCCCGAGGCGTTGATTTTGGCCAAGGAAATCTTATCCAAAAAGTTAAATCCATTGTCCCCCTCCTAATTCCGTTATTCGCCTCTAGCTTTAAGCGGGCGGATGCCTTAGCCATTGCCATGGAGGCGCGTGGCTATCGAGGGGGTGATGGGCGGACCAAGTATCGCCGACTAAATTGGGCACTTTCAGATAGCTTTGCTCTGATTTCTTTATTAATTCTAGGTCTAGCTCTTTTCTTTCTTAAAAGCCCCTAA
- the yaaA gene encoding S4 domain-containing protein YaaA, translating into MDYKLFEDFITLQALLKDLRIIRSGGAAKYFLAENIVLFNGQDEKRRGKKLRIGDSITLPEQNLIINLVQPTPEELAQHQEDEAEKERIAALIKKMNQRTAKKQGQGKPKTKQAAKRDSKKPVRFPGT; encoded by the coding sequence ATGGATTACAAACTGTTTGAGGACTTTATTACCCTACAAGCTTTGCTAAAAGATTTACGGATAATCAGAAGCGGTGGAGCAGCAAAGTATTTTTTGGCTGAAAACATTGTCCTATTTAATGGTCAAGATGAAAAAAGACGGGGCAAAAAATTGCGGATTGGTGATAGCATCACCCTACCTGAACAAAATTTAATCATCAATCTGGTTCAGCCTACTCCCGAGGAACTAGCTCAACACCAAGAGGATGAGGCTGAAAAAGAAAGAATTGCTGCTTTGATCAAAAAAATGAACCAGAGAACTGCTAAGAAACAGGGACAAGGAAAGCCCAAGACTAAACAAGCAGCAAAAAGGGACTCTAAGAAGCCTGTTCGCTTCCCTGGTACCTAA